A genomic segment from Gaiellales bacterium encodes:
- a CDS encoding MiaB/RimO family radical SAM methylthiotransferase, producing MSTFAVEFLGCKVSLADAQAVRERLAEDGHDEVDAPAARVRVVNTCCVTAEAVAKSRKAVRRAARTADRVLVTGCAANLRDAGLDVAPNVNVLPVRAERLPEAAAGLVGDLGCTGGAAPPFARTRAYVKVQDGCSFACTYCVIPQVRGASRSRAAGAVLAEVGRRAVQGHREVVLTGINLGCFRDRAAGMRLADLLVAVAEVPGIERVRLSSIEVNHLTDALLDALSHPRVAAHLHVPMQSGDDGVLRAMRRHYSAATFLARTRRARARVAGVNLTTDALVGHPAETEGAFAATLRTVEEAGFTKVHVFPYSPRPGTTDGDRPGVAATAKRARCARLRELSDARGAAHRAAKRGRRERVLVETGDGRGHADDMTAFVVAGADPGAMVDVVAAGVDGDAVVGVPA from the coding sequence ATGAGCACGTTCGCGGTCGAGTTCCTCGGGTGCAAGGTCTCGCTGGCCGACGCCCAGGCCGTGCGCGAGCGCCTCGCCGAGGACGGCCACGACGAGGTCGACGCCCCCGCCGCCCGCGTCCGGGTCGTCAACACCTGCTGCGTGACCGCCGAGGCGGTGGCGAAGTCGCGCAAGGCCGTGCGCCGGGCCGCCCGGACGGCCGACCGCGTGCTCGTCACCGGCTGCGCCGCCAACCTGCGCGACGCCGGCCTCGACGTCGCCCCGAACGTGAACGTGCTGCCGGTGCGGGCAGAGCGGCTGCCCGAGGCGGCCGCCGGTCTGGTCGGCGACCTCGGCTGCACGGGCGGCGCCGCCCCGCCGTTCGCGCGCACCCGCGCGTACGTGAAGGTGCAGGACGGCTGCTCGTTCGCGTGCACGTACTGCGTCATCCCGCAGGTGCGCGGCGCAAGCCGCAGCCGGGCGGCCGGTGCGGTGCTCGCCGAGGTGGGTCGGCGGGCGGTCCAGGGCCACCGCGAGGTCGTGCTGACCGGGATCAATCTGGGCTGCTTCCGCGACCGCGCCGCCGGCATGCGCCTGGCCGACCTGCTGGTCGCCGTCGCCGAGGTGCCCGGGATCGAGCGGGTGCGGCTCTCCTCGATCGAGGTGAACCACCTGACCGACGCGCTGCTCGACGCGCTCTCCCATCCGCGCGTGGCCGCCCATCTGCACGTGCCGATGCAGTCGGGCGACGACGGCGTGTTGCGCGCGATGCGGCGCCACTACTCCGCGGCGACGTTCCTGGCCCGCACGCGCCGCGCCCGCGCGCGCGTCGCGGGCGTCAACCTGACCACCGACGCCCTCGTCGGGCATCCGGCCGAGACCGAAGGGGCGTTCGCTGCGACGCTGCGGACGGTCGAGGAGGCAGGATTCACGAAGGTGCACGTCTTCCCGTACTCCCCCCGGCCCGGCACGACCGACGGCGACCGCCCCGGCGTGGCCGCGACCGCCAAGCGCGCCCGCTGCGCGCGCCTGCGCGAGCTCTCCGACGCGCGCGGCGCTGCCCACCGGGCCGCCAAGCGCGGGCGCCGCGAGCGGGTGCTGGTCGAGACGGGCGACGGCCGCGGCCACGCCGACGACATGACGGCGTTCGTCGTCGCCGGCGCCGACCCGGGCGCGATGGTGGACGTCGTCGCCGCCGGCGTCGACGGCGACGCGGTGGTGGGGGTGCCGGCATGA